The Stratiformator vulcanicus genome has a segment encoding these proteins:
- a CDS encoding DUF1559 family PulG-like putative transporter — MTVRRHGFTLVELLVVIAIIALLVSLLLPAVMSARESARKTQCQNNIRQIALAHHQYVGSWNVFPPGWVENLFPVDDGSGSAMVQMVAPFQVATFGEPVMYQAQPVVLQSPSDTRNRDVSQFWGWHASILPEMGQQNTQNLINYAIPYYQDRFTASNRQAMRFKMESYVCPSAALSMSPIAPNDFGYSNYIGSAGQRINDVDGDGNPDYEGGIFGQNSATQFRDISDGETNTVLLAESLVGFWGDGYNCCGSFSQGGGSQITYPGSGQTAFSFGSWHQNVIIVALGDASVRPMNVNMDRNVWRRLLVRNDGEQVQF; from the coding sequence ATGACAGTTCGCCGTCACGGTTTCACGCTTGTCGAATTACTCGTGGTGATCGCTATCATCGCACTCTTGGTCTCTTTGCTGCTCCCGGCAGTGATGAGTGCGAGAGAATCTGCCCGCAAGACGCAGTGCCAGAACAACATTCGCCAAATCGCCTTGGCCCATCACCAGTATGTGGGTTCCTGGAATGTCTTCCCGCCGGGTTGGGTCGAAAACTTATTCCCTGTGGATGACGGCTCCGGCAGCGCGATGGTCCAGATGGTCGCACCGTTTCAGGTCGCGACATTCGGCGAGCCGGTGATGTATCAAGCCCAGCCGGTGGTGTTACAGAGCCCCTCAGACACGCGAAACCGGGATGTCTCACAATTTTGGGGCTGGCACGCATCGATCCTGCCCGAGATGGGTCAGCAGAACACCCAGAACCTGATCAATTACGCGATCCCCTACTACCAGGACCGCTTCACTGCTTCAAACCGGCAAGCCATGCGCTTCAAAATGGAGAGCTATGTCTGCCCGAGCGCCGCTCTGTCGATGTCTCCGATTGCGCCGAACGATTTCGGCTATTCGAACTATATCGGAAGCGCCGGCCAACGAATTAACGACGTCGATGGCGACGGTAACCCCGATTACGAAGGGGGCATTTTCGGTCAGAACAGCGCGACGCAGTTCCGGGACATCAGTGACGGTGAAACCAATACCGTGCTGCTGGCCGAATCACTCGTCGGATTCTGGGGAGACGGTTACAACTGCTGCGGAAGCTTTTCGCAAGGCGGCGGATCTCAGATCACGTATCCGGGCTCGGGACAGACGGCATTCAGCTTCGGCTCCTGGCACCAGAACGTGATCATTGTCGCCCTGGGCGATGCTTCGGTACGCCCGATGAACGTGAACATGGATCGAAACGTCTGGCGGCGACTGCTCGTTCGCAACGACGGCGAACAGGTCCAGTTCTAA
- the serA gene encoding phosphoglycerate dehydrogenase, which translates to MPRVLISDKLSPAGIEILEKTPGIEVVVNTDLSPEQVREELKNFDGIIIRSGTKLTAEVLDGQPRLKAVARAGVGVDNVDLPTATRQGIVVMNTPAGNTISTAEQTLALMYAMSRNTVPAATTMKGGGWDRKKFTGSQMAGKTLGIIGLGRIGLAVAKRAIAMEMNVIGYDPFLTAEKAAEHGIEFCSNVADLVPQADYITVHTPLTDETRGLIDAEMLEKAKPGVRLVNCARGGIIDEDALADALESGKVAAAALDVFTSEPPPEDFRLRTIDNALLTPHLGASTDEAQELVALEAAELMVGYLTRGEIRQAVNTAAVSGAEMADTKVYLELGYRLGLLIAQLNKGRNMKRATLTYRGEAASKKYKLITSAFACGLLKDALQDPVNIVNADMLARERGIELVETSRKDPGDFATRVGVTVETDQGELSADGTMLGRQYLRLIRLGDFTLDSFLDGTLLIYHHRDVPGLIGFVGSVLGKHDVNIANMSLGRKQATPGGDSVAILNVDSAPPAEAVKEIGEHAEVTGVQVVKLPPHGEEIPGVTS; encoded by the coding sequence ATGCCCCGCGTGCTGATTAGTGACAAACTCTCTCCCGCCGGAATCGAAATTCTGGAGAAGACCCCGGGCATTGAGGTCGTCGTCAATACGGACCTCTCGCCCGAGCAGGTTCGCGAAGAGTTGAAAAACTTCGACGGCATCATCATTCGCAGCGGGACGAAGCTGACCGCCGAAGTCCTCGATGGACAGCCCCGGCTTAAAGCGGTCGCCCGGGCCGGTGTGGGTGTCGACAATGTCGATCTGCCGACGGCGACCCGTCAGGGCATCGTCGTGATGAACACCCCGGCGGGGAATACGATCAGCACGGCGGAGCAAACCCTCGCGCTGATGTACGCGATGAGCCGCAACACGGTTCCCGCAGCCACGACGATGAAAGGCGGCGGCTGGGACCGCAAGAAGTTCACCGGCTCGCAAATGGCGGGCAAGACGCTCGGAATTATCGGATTGGGCCGGATCGGCCTTGCGGTGGCGAAGCGAGCCATCGCGATGGAAATGAACGTGATCGGCTACGATCCGTTCCTCACGGCAGAAAAGGCCGCCGAGCATGGGATCGAATTCTGCTCCAACGTCGCGGACCTCGTGCCGCAGGCTGACTACATCACGGTCCACACGCCGCTGACCGACGAGACCCGCGGCTTGATCGATGCCGAAATGCTTGAGAAAGCCAAGCCGGGCGTCCGGCTGGTCAACTGCGCTCGTGGTGGAATCATCGATGAAGATGCTCTCGCCGATGCCCTGGAGAGCGGCAAGGTCGCCGCCGCGGCGCTTGACGTGTTTACGTCGGAACCGCCGCCGGAAGACTTCCGATTACGCACCATCGACAATGCTCTGTTGACGCCTCACTTAGGGGCCTCAACCGACGAAGCGCAGGAACTGGTTGCCTTGGAAGCGGCCGAACTGATGGTCGGCTATCTCACCCGCGGCGAGATTCGGCAAGCGGTCAATACCGCGGCGGTCTCCGGCGCGGAGATGGCGGACACGAAGGTGTACCTCGAACTGGGCTACCGCCTCGGATTGCTGATCGCCCAACTCAACAAGGGCCGCAATATGAAGCGGGCCACGCTGACATATCGCGGCGAAGCCGCGTCCAAGAAGTACAAGCTGATCACAAGCGCATTCGCCTGCGGTTTGCTCAAGGATGCCCTGCAGGACCCGGTCAATATCGTCAATGCCGACATGCTCGCGCGGGAACGCGGCATCGAGTTGGTCGAGACGAGCCGCAAAGACCCGGGTGACTTCGCGACCCGCGTCGGCGTGACCGTTGAAACCGATCAGGGCGAGTTGAGCGCCGATGGTACGATGCTCGGTCGCCAGTACCTGCGATTGATCCGGCTCGGTGACTTTACGCTCGATTCGTTTCTCGACGGGACATTGCTGATTTATCACCACCGAGACGTACCGGGGCTGATCGGGTTCGTTGGCTCCGTCCTCGGCAAGCACGATGTCAACATCGCTAATATGTCGCTGGGTCGGAAACAGGCAACGCCGGGCGGTGACAGTGTTGCGATCCTGAATGTCGACAGCGCACCGCCGGCCGAAGCGGTCAAGGAGATCGGCGAACATGCCGAAGTGACCGGCGTCCAAGTCGTTAAGCTCCCGCCTCACGGCGAAGAAATTCCCGGAGTAACCAGTTGA
- a CDS encoding tetratricopeptide repeat protein, whose product MRPLGPAVCCAVLILTTCVSGCNQLNAWALNESGKAHYSSGNYIAARDEFRRAAVDDPANVDYLHNVASASQKLGDKSGAEAFYRQALSKDPKHQPSYHGLASTLADQGRMNEAVDLVHSWRSADPSSPQPLIEMAWLQQQMGDITGAEATLRQAVAIRPNHPIALAQLGGLYEDTGRPAQAASLYRQSLAYDWNQPAVMARLNGVKTGVSSQMASSRPVQYVTAPPATWNALNGTGAGKAVENLPPPATPSGPIADRPEITPTGGTFNGGAYQVPPTNPEAPRQMFGPGLEFGPTVVPFENGSAAPIRR is encoded by the coding sequence GTGCGCCCTCTCGGCCCCGCCGTTTGCTGCGCTGTCCTGATTCTGACCACCTGCGTATCGGGCTGCAATCAGCTCAATGCGTGGGCGCTCAACGAATCGGGCAAAGCCCATTATTCGTCCGGCAATTATATTGCCGCGCGCGATGAATTCCGTCGCGCCGCCGTGGACGATCCCGCGAACGTCGATTATCTGCACAACGTTGCTTCCGCCAGCCAAAAGCTTGGCGACAAGTCCGGAGCCGAAGCCTTTTACCGACAGGCTTTGTCAAAGGACCCGAAGCATCAGCCATCGTATCACGGACTCGCGTCGACGCTGGCGGACCAGGGTCGAATGAACGAAGCGGTTGATTTGGTCCATTCATGGCGATCGGCCGACCCGTCGTCACCGCAGCCGCTGATCGAAATGGCTTGGCTGCAACAGCAGATGGGCGACATCACCGGGGCCGAGGCAACGCTGCGCCAGGCAGTCGCAATCCGCCCGAATCATCCGATCGCGTTGGCACAGCTCGGGGGTTTGTACGAAGACACCGGCAGGCCCGCACAAGCGGCCTCGCTCTATCGACAATCGTTGGCGTATGACTGGAATCAGCCCGCCGTGATGGCCCGCCTGAACGGGGTCAAAACGGGCGTCTCCTCACAAATGGCCTCGAGCCGACCCGTGCAGTATGTCACGGCCCCACCGGCGACTTGGAACGCGCTCAACGGAACGGGGGCTGGAAAAGCAGTCGAGAATTTGCCCCCGCCGGCCACTCCGAGCGGCCCGATCGCCGACCGCCCCGAAATCACGCCGACTGGCGGAACGTTTAACGGAGGCGCGTACCAAGTTCCGCCTACGAATCCCGAGGCGCCCCGCCAGATGTTCGGCCCCGGTCTCGAGTTCGGACCGACGGTTGTCCCGTTCGAAAATGGTAGCGCCGCCCCGATCCGTCGATAG
- the queC gene encoding 7-cyano-7-deazaguanine synthase QueC: MADEKFEPGSMNGHRAVVLVSGGLDSATVLAMAKQAGFDVFALSFDYGQRHRFELEAAEKVCRSMGASRHVTLSLDLRAFGGSALTADIDVPKDRADDEMEAGIPITYVPARNTVFLSLALGWAESLDASDIFIGVNAVDYSGYPDCRTEFIQAFEQTANLATKSGVEGSAHWNIHTPLIELTKAEIIREGVALGVDFSLTHSCYDPDKTGRACGHCDSCILRRRGFESAGVPDPTPYVD, translated from the coding sequence ATGGCAGACGAGAAATTTGAACCGGGCTCGATGAACGGTCACCGCGCCGTCGTGCTGGTCAGTGGCGGGCTCGATTCGGCGACCGTGCTGGCGATGGCGAAACAAGCCGGCTTCGATGTCTTTGCTCTGTCGTTCGATTACGGGCAGCGACACCGCTTTGAACTTGAAGCGGCCGAGAAAGTCTGCCGGTCAATGGGGGCATCGCGACATGTCACGCTGTCGCTCGACCTCCGTGCGTTCGGCGGCTCAGCACTGACTGCCGATATCGATGTGCCGAAAGACCGCGCCGATGACGAGATGGAGGCAGGCATCCCGATCACCTACGTCCCGGCTCGCAATACCGTTTTCTTATCATTAGCCCTCGGATGGGCCGAGTCGCTCGACGCGTCCGACATCTTTATTGGTGTCAACGCCGTCGATTATAGCGGCTACCCCGACTGCCGAACGGAGTTCATTCAGGCGTTTGAGCAAACGGCGAACCTCGCTACGAAGTCAGGCGTCGAAGGATCGGCCCACTGGAATATCCACACTCCGCTGATCGAACTGACGAAAGCGGAGATCATCCGCGAGGGCGTGGCATTGGGGGTCGATTTCTCGCTGACGCACAGTTGCTACGACCCGGACAAAACAGGGCGCGCCTGCGGACATTGTGATTCGTGTATCCTTCGACGGCGAGGCTTCGAGAGCGCCGGCGTCCCCGATCCGACGCCGTACGTCGATTGA
- a CDS encoding 7-carboxy-7-deazaguanine synthase QueE, producing the protein MFVSEIFHSIQGEGGLAGTPSVFVRTSGCNLRCWFCDTPYTSWNPEGWHEEWQSVLDKALSFECEHVVVTGGEPLLQPDVVPLTKALSEAGRHITIETAGTVDRDVAADLMSISPKLENSNPHRDRPVEQDAKLRRRWSDRHDRIRNRPDVITRFISDYGYQLKFVVDQPTDLDDVEHWLTQHPSAKREHVYLMPQARSEDELADRSDWLIEAAAVRGYQFSPRLHVEWWGNVRGR; encoded by the coding sequence ATGTTCGTCTCCGAAATCTTCCATTCGATACAAGGTGAAGGCGGCCTCGCGGGGACGCCTTCCGTGTTCGTTCGCACGAGCGGCTGCAACCTTCGCTGCTGGTTTTGCGATACGCCTTACACGTCGTGGAACCCCGAAGGGTGGCACGAAGAGTGGCAATCCGTGTTGGACAAAGCCCTCTCATTTGAGTGCGAGCACGTTGTCGTCACCGGCGGCGAACCGCTGTTGCAGCCTGATGTCGTCCCACTGACGAAAGCCCTGAGCGAAGCCGGTCGACACATCACAATCGAGACCGCCGGGACGGTTGATCGAGACGTCGCAGCCGACCTGATGTCAATCAGCCCGAAGCTGGAAAACTCGAACCCGCATCGAGATCGTCCGGTCGAACAAGACGCAAAGCTGCGGCGGCGCTGGTCGGACCGGCACGATCGAATCCGCAACCGGCCCGACGTAATTACACGCTTCATTTCCGACTACGGGTACCAATTGAAGTTCGTTGTCGATCAACCGACCGATCTCGACGACGTCGAACATTGGTTGACGCAGCACCCGAGCGCTAAGAGGGAGCACGTCTATTTGATGCCGCAGGCTCGGTCGGAAGACGAACTCGCCGATCGCAGCGACTGGCTTATCGAAGCCGCGGCGGTGCGAGGCTATCAATTCTCACCACGGCTGCACGTCGAATGGTGGGGCAACGTGCGGGGGCGTTAG
- a CDS encoding nucleotidyltransferase family protein has product MSATAATDFSAELDADLETALSEGSLFLDGKGRVHETLKRIATRLDELKIDYAVIGGMALFYHGYRRFTEDVDLLVTKEDRRRIHEALRGRGYLPPFEMSKHLRDTHTKVKIEFITSGDYPGDGKPKPVVFPTPSSVSEKRGDLQVVSLPRLIELKLASGISAAGRMRDLADVQELIRYLKLDRTLAEALDPYVRAKFLELWDGYHSVPDDEREIR; this is encoded by the coding sequence ATGTCTGCTACCGCCGCTACCGACTTCAGCGCCGAACTCGACGCCGACCTGGAGACCGCCTTGAGCGAAGGAAGCCTCTTTCTCGACGGCAAGGGCCGCGTGCATGAAACATTGAAACGGATTGCGACGCGGTTGGATGAGTTGAAGATCGACTATGCCGTCATCGGTGGGATGGCTCTGTTTTACCACGGGTATCGACGCTTTACCGAGGATGTCGACCTGCTCGTGACGAAAGAGGATCGACGACGAATCCACGAGGCACTTAGGGGCCGCGGATACTTGCCACCCTTCGAAATGAGTAAGCATCTTCGCGACACCCACACAAAAGTTAAAATTGAATTCATTACGAGTGGCGACTATCCAGGCGACGGTAAGCCGAAGCCGGTTGTCTTTCCCACCCCTTCTTCGGTCTCCGAAAAACGGGGCGATCTGCAGGTTGTGTCTCTGCCGAGGCTGATCGAGTTGAAGTTGGCTTCAGGAATTTCGGCTGCGGGCCGCATGCGTGACTTGGCCGACGTGCAGGAACTAATCCGATACCTGAAACTCGACCGAACATTGGCCGAAGCCCTTGATCCATACGTCCGAGCGAAATTTCTCGAACTGTGGGACGGCTATCACTCCGTGCCTGACGACGAAAGAGAAATCCGCTAA